The DNA sequence TGGTCGTGGCCCTGCTGTTCTGCAGCCACCATGTTGAGGTCGCTCGCGGGGAAAAGGTCGGCACTCCATTCTTGGAGTATGTTGGCCTCGTTGTAGGAACCATTCTGGGCCAGGTTGGCCTCACTGGCCCCGTAGGCTGTTTGCCACGCCAGGGCGAGAAAAAGCGCCGTAAAAAGAATCCTATAAAAAGTCATCCGGGTCGCTCGCATCGCTTTGCCCTCATTTACCAAACGGAAAGAGTGAGTAGCCATTGTCGAATCCTACGGCCATCCCTTGCTCCTCGGTTCGCAGAACCTTCCCGACCAAATTGACGGCCACATAGTCTTCCTGAAAAAATTTGCGAAGCTTTTCAATTCTTATAATCAGCTTAACGGCGACCCCGCTCCCCGCGCTCAGGGGACGCTCCGCTTTTAGAAAAACCCCTTTGCTGGAAAGATTCGTGGTGATGAGATGCAGGGTCTCTGGAAGACTGCCGTCCCCCACGATCACGGTCGCCGGCACCCTAAGATGGAAGCGGCCCTGTGCTCTTCTCTCTTCTTTGCGCAAAGTCCAAATCTCCTTCCGGGCACGATGGTCTAAAGCCTCGAAACAGAGAATAGAGAGATTTAAGGATTTTCCAATGCGCAGCTTGCATGATTTTGGTTCGTATTTTCAGGACGAGCAGGGATGAGAAGATGGTCCGTGGAGGTACGTAATGCGGACGGCCCAGATACGAAAGGGATGAAAAGACTGGCGGGAGGAAATCGGGGAAAAGGGAAGGCGTTGATGGGGGGAAAGCACCTGCCCTGAAGGGAGGCGCAAGACTACGTGATTTTACGGGGCTTAATGATTTAATCGTAGGGTCTAGAGGTTTTCCGCAGCCCAGAGGGAGGCCTGGAGGCGACTGTTGACCTTGATTTTTTTGAAAATATTGTAAACGTGGGTGCGAACGGTGTTGACGCTGATGCAGAGTCTCTCGGCGATGCCTTCGTTGGTGGCCCCCCCGGTCAACAGGGCGAGAACATCGACCTCTCGTGAAGTCAGGTTGCCGGGGCCATTTTTTTGCGGGAATCGGGCTTTTCCCACTTCCGAGTCCCTACTGGCAAGCAGGGAGTCCTCCAGCACCTGCCGGGTCACCCAGAGCTCCCCCGCCAGCATGGAATCGATCCCCTTGTTCACAATGGCCATGGAATCCTTTTCGTAAAAATAGCCCCGAACCCCTTTCTGAAGCGCGGTTTTTTCCACGCCTGACCCTGCCCTGAGGTTGAAAAGGGCGACCAGGTATTGGGAGGCTATGGCATGTAGATCGCCCTGCAAAAGTGCAAGGATCTCGACAACCTCCAGGCCGAAACATTCAAACAGGACCAGGTTCCGCCGCGAGGAGGGACCGGCGATTCCCGAAGGGACCTTGGCGAGGGTGTCAACCACAAAGCATTTTCCAATCCGGTCAGATTGCATGGCAGAGGCAACGACGTGGTTCTGAAACTTGTTGCGCCCGACAAGGTATGCATGTAAAGACTCACTGGCATTGTCCTTTGGTTTCGGTTCCCCCATCCCTTACCCCCCCCCCCGGAACTGGGTATATTGGAAATCTATAATAGAGCGTGTCTGGCACCTTAAACAATAAAAGCCTCTAATGCAAGGGCCTTTCTCTTCTTGACA is a window from the Desulfuromonas sp. genome containing:
- a CDS encoding PilZ domain-containing protein; amino-acid sequence: MRKEERRAQGRFHLRVPATVIVGDGSLPETLHLITTNLSSKGVFLKAERPLSAGSGVAVKLIIRIEKLRKFFQEDYVAVNLVGKVLRTEEQGMAVGFDNGYSLFPFGK
- a CDS encoding response regulator transcription factor, which encodes MVDTLAKVPSGIAGPSSRRNLVLFECFGLEVVEILALLQGDLHAIASQYLVALFNLRAGSGVEKTALQKGVRGYFYEKDSMAIVNKGIDSMLAGELWVTRQVLEDSLLASRDSEVGKARFPQKNGPGNLTSREVDVLALLTGGATNEGIAERLCISVNTVRTHVYNIFKKIKVNSRLQASLWAAENL